Proteins encoded in a region of the Mycolicibacterium duvalii genome:
- the relZ gene encoding bifunctional ribonuclease/(p)ppGpp synthase: MHFIGVDLAWGQRRPSGVAVVDDAGRLLLATVATDDDSICAALTPYVQDDCVVGFDAPLIVRNPTGQRPAEREINADFARFQAGTHPSNTGRPEFAEGTRAARLAEALDLDIDARSPTPRRALEVYPHAATVALFRLGRTLKYKSKPGRAVAQMRAELLRLMELVESLSNADPALRCSVSEAWVRLRQAAESATRKSELRRVEDPVDAVVCAYVAMFAARRPDDVSYYGDRATGYIVTPALPADLEPVPPEPTPGAVHEAVATFAARRPQLAEATRRYLTAVTALLDDAGIDYLSVTARTKSVASFAAKADRHVDGRRLYTDPLSEITDQIGLRVITYLRDDVAAVANVLAEEMQLLDDRDMGMETAAEGRWGYASRHLLLATGGEPWPASVQVRTILQHAWAEFEHDVRYKGSVPEEDAPDLNRRFTLAAGLLELADREFSAIRERLRSTTPAERAPQSSGAPGIATPVLATYLANRFPSAGWSRTEHYAWMAGLLLDLGIDSTDAVDAVLSGIDTDVVNAAMDYRFPAGAVRRLDDALLAVFGPRYIGLDGNSHRVSLLENRFARLTASLNS, encoded by the coding sequence GTGCACTTCATCGGTGTGGACCTGGCCTGGGGACAACGCAGACCCTCCGGGGTGGCGGTGGTCGATGACGCCGGCCGGCTGCTGCTGGCCACCGTCGCCACCGACGACGACAGCATCTGCGCCGCGCTTACGCCCTACGTGCAGGACGACTGCGTGGTCGGCTTCGATGCTCCGCTGATCGTGCGGAATCCGACCGGCCAGCGGCCCGCCGAGCGGGAGATCAACGCCGACTTCGCGCGCTTCCAGGCCGGGACGCATCCGTCCAACACCGGCCGACCCGAGTTTGCCGAAGGCACCCGGGCCGCGCGGCTGGCCGAAGCGCTCGACCTGGACATCGATGCCCGGTCGCCCACGCCGCGGCGAGCCCTCGAGGTGTACCCGCATGCGGCGACAGTGGCGTTGTTCCGGCTGGGCCGCACGCTGAAGTACAAGAGCAAGCCGGGCCGGGCTGTCGCCCAGATGCGCGCGGAGCTGCTGCGGCTGATGGAATTGGTCGAATCCCTGTCCAACGCCGACCCCGCGCTGCGGTGCAGTGTGAGCGAGGCCTGGGTGCGGCTGCGCCAGGCCGCCGAAAGCGCCACCCGGAAAAGCGAATTACGCCGGGTGGAGGACCCGGTCGACGCGGTGGTGTGTGCCTACGTGGCGATGTTCGCCGCGCGTCGGCCCGACGACGTGAGTTACTACGGCGACCGGGCGACCGGCTACATCGTCACCCCGGCATTGCCGGCCGATCTGGAGCCGGTACCGCCGGAGCCCACGCCGGGTGCGGTGCACGAGGCGGTGGCCACCTTCGCGGCGCGGCGCCCGCAGCTGGCCGAGGCGACCCGGCGGTACCTGACGGCGGTGACCGCTCTGCTCGACGACGCGGGCATCGACTACCTGAGCGTGACGGCGCGCACGAAGTCGGTGGCGTCGTTCGCGGCCAAGGCCGACCGCCACGTCGATGGCCGCCGTCTGTACACCGATCCGCTGTCGGAGATCACCGACCAGATCGGGCTGCGGGTGATCACATATCTGCGCGACGATGTCGCGGCGGTGGCCAACGTGCTGGCCGAGGAGATGCAGCTGCTCGACGACCGCGACATGGGTATGGAGACCGCCGCGGAGGGCCGCTGGGGATATGCGAGCAGGCACCTCCTGCTGGCGACCGGAGGGGAGCCGTGGCCCGCGTCGGTGCAGGTGCGCACGATCCTGCAACATGCCTGGGCGGAGTTCGAGCACGACGTGCGCTACAAGGGCTCGGTTCCCGAGGAGGACGCGCCGGATCTGAACCGCCGGTTCACGCTGGCCGCCGGTCTGCTCGAACTCGCCGATCGCGAGTTCTCGGCGATCCGGGAGCGGCTGCGCTCGACGACGCCGGCCGAACGGGCCCCGCAGAGTTCCGGCGCGCCGGGCATCGCGACGCCGGTGCTGGCCACCTACCTGGCCAATAGATTTCCCAGCGCCGGGTGGTCCCGCACCGAGCACTACGCGTGGATGGCCGGGCTGCTGCTCGATCTCGGCATCGACTCGACGGATGCGGTGGATGCGGTCCTCAGCGGCATCGACACCGATGTCGTCAACGCCGCGATGGACTACCGGTTCCCCGCCGGCGCGGTACGCCGCCTCGACGACGCACTACTGGCGGTGTTCGGGCCGCGATACATCGGTCTCGACGGCAACTCCCATCGGGTCTCGTTGCTGGAGAACCGGTTT
- the purB gene encoding adenylosuccinate lyase, translating to MSIPNVLATRYASEEMAAIWSPEAKVVAERRLWLAVLRAQAELGVDVPDGVVDDYERVLEDVDLASISARERVTRHDVKARIEEFNALAGHEHVHKGMTSRDLTENVEQLQIRRSLELVRDHGVAVVARLAERAVLYRDLVMAGRSHNVAAQATTLGKRFASAAEELLVALHRVIELIDRYPLRGIKGPMGTAQDMLDLFDGDTERLAELERRVAQFLGFTEMFTSVGQVYPRSLDHDVVSALVQLGAGPSSLAHTIRLMAGHELVTEGFAPGQVGSSAMPHKMNTRSCERVNGLQVVLRGYASMAAELAGAQWNEGDVFCSVVRRVALPDAFFALDGQTETFLTVLDEFGAYPAVIQRELDRYLPFLATTRILIAAVRAGVGRETAHEVIKEHAVAVALDMRERGAEPDLLDRLARDPRLPLDRPALDAALADRQAFTGAAGDQVDRVVAAVDDLLGRHPDAARYTSGAIL from the coding sequence GTGAGCATTCCCAACGTGCTGGCCACCCGGTACGCCAGTGAGGAGATGGCGGCGATCTGGTCGCCGGAAGCCAAGGTCGTCGCCGAGCGGCGGCTGTGGCTGGCGGTGCTGAGAGCCCAGGCTGAGCTCGGTGTGGACGTGCCCGACGGTGTCGTCGACGACTACGAGCGGGTGCTGGAAGACGTCGACCTGGCGTCCATCTCGGCCCGAGAGCGGGTGACGCGCCACGACGTCAAGGCGCGAATCGAGGAGTTCAACGCCCTGGCCGGGCACGAGCACGTGCACAAGGGCATGACCAGCCGTGACCTGACCGAAAACGTCGAGCAGCTGCAGATCCGCCGGTCACTGGAGCTGGTCCGCGACCACGGGGTCGCCGTCGTCGCACGGCTGGCCGAGCGCGCCGTGCTCTACCGCGACCTGGTCATGGCCGGCCGCAGTCACAACGTCGCGGCGCAGGCCACCACGCTGGGCAAGAGGTTCGCGTCGGCGGCCGAGGAGCTCCTGGTGGCGCTGCACCGGGTGATCGAGCTGATCGACCGCTACCCGCTGCGGGGGATCAAAGGTCCGATGGGCACCGCCCAGGACATGCTCGACCTGTTCGACGGCGACACCGAACGCCTCGCCGAATTGGAGCGCCGGGTGGCCCAGTTCCTGGGCTTCACCGAGATGTTCACCAGCGTCGGCCAGGTCTACCCGCGCTCACTGGACCACGACGTGGTCTCTGCGCTGGTCCAACTCGGGGCGGGGCCGTCCTCGTTGGCGCACACCATCCGGCTGATGGCCGGCCACGAGTTGGTCACCGAGGGCTTCGCGCCCGGCCAGGTCGGATCTTCGGCGATGCCGCACAAGATGAACACCCGCAGCTGCGAAAGGGTCAACGGGCTGCAGGTGGTGCTGCGCGGCTACGCGTCGATGGCCGCCGAACTGGCCGGCGCGCAGTGGAACGAGGGCGACGTGTTCTGCTCGGTGGTGCGCCGCGTCGCGCTGCCGGACGCGTTCTTCGCCCTCGACGGGCAGACCGAGACATTCCTGACCGTCCTCGACGAGTTCGGCGCCTACCCCGCGGTGATCCAGCGGGAACTCGATCGTTATCTGCCGTTCCTGGCCACCACCCGCATCTTGATCGCCGCGGTGCGCGCCGGGGTCGGCCGGGAGACCGCCCATGAGGTCATCAAGGAGCACGCCGTGGCCGTCGCACTGGACATGCGCGAACGCGGCGCCGAGCCCGATCTTCTCGATCGGTTGGCCAGGGATCCGCGGTTGCCGCTGGACCGGCCCGCGTTGGACGCGGCGCTGGCCGACCGGCAGGCGTTCACCGGCGCGGCCGGCGACCAGGTCGACCGGGTGGTCGCCGCGGTCGACGACCTGCTCGGCCGCCACCCTGACGCCGCCCGATACACCTCCGGCGCGATCCTGTGA
- a CDS encoding cytochrome P450 encodes MTSIAELGRIDFTDLDNFADGFPHDLFALHRELAPVYWHEPTEHTPDGEGFWSVAGHAETLAVLRDPQTYSSVTGGDRAFGGTLLQDLPIAGQLLNMMDDPRHADVRRLVSSGLTPRMIGRVEDDLRARVGRLLDDVDAGTPFDFVTDIAAEVPMQMICILLGVPEAERHWLFEAIEPSFDFGGSRTASITRLSVEEAGSRMFAYGQELIAAKRAEPTDDMLSVVVNSDDPALSDLEGYLFFNLLFSAGAETTRNAIAGGLLALIENPAAWRALRGDPGLLPTAIEEMVRWTSPSPSKRRTVTRPAVLGGHAVAPGQKVLVWEGSANRDGAVFVDADRFDIARKPNPHLGFGHGVHYCLGANLARLELRVIFEELLGRYASVSLAEPVEWTRSNRHTGIRHLIVEVSP; translated from the coding sequence GTGACTTCGATCGCGGAGCTGGGCCGGATCGATTTCACCGATCTCGACAACTTCGCCGACGGGTTCCCGCACGACCTGTTCGCCCTGCACCGGGAACTCGCGCCGGTGTACTGGCACGAGCCCACCGAGCACACCCCCGACGGCGAAGGGTTCTGGTCGGTGGCCGGTCACGCTGAAACCCTTGCCGTGCTGCGTGATCCGCAGACCTACTCGTCGGTGACGGGTGGGGACCGGGCCTTCGGCGGCACGCTGCTGCAGGACCTGCCGATCGCCGGGCAACTGCTGAACATGATGGACGACCCGCGACACGCCGACGTGCGCCGACTCGTCAGCTCCGGGCTGACCCCGCGGATGATCGGCCGGGTCGAGGACGACCTGCGCGCCCGGGTGGGCCGGCTGCTCGATGACGTCGACGCGGGAACACCTTTCGACTTCGTCACCGACATCGCCGCCGAAGTGCCGATGCAGATGATCTGCATCCTGCTGGGGGTGCCCGAGGCCGAACGGCATTGGCTGTTCGAAGCCATCGAGCCCAGCTTCGACTTCGGCGGATCACGCACAGCGTCGATCACCCGGCTCTCGGTCGAGGAAGCCGGGTCGCGGATGTTCGCCTACGGCCAGGAGCTGATCGCGGCCAAGCGTGCCGAACCGACCGACGACATGCTGTCGGTCGTGGTGAATTCCGACGACCCTGCGCTGTCGGATCTGGAGGGCTACCTGTTCTTCAACCTGTTGTTCAGCGCCGGCGCCGAGACCACCCGCAATGCGATCGCCGGCGGACTACTTGCGCTGATCGAGAATCCCGCCGCGTGGCGGGCGTTGCGGGGCGACCCCGGGCTGCTGCCGACGGCCATCGAAGAGATGGTGCGCTGGACCTCACCGTCGCCGTCCAAGCGGCGCACCGTGACCCGGCCGGCGGTGCTGGGCGGGCACGCGGTGGCGCCCGGACAGAAGGTGCTGGTCTGGGAGGGGTCGGCCAATCGCGACGGGGCGGTCTTCGTCGACGCGGACCGCTTCGACATCGCCCGGAAACCCAACCCGCATCTGGGCTTCGGGCACGGTGTGCACTACTGCCTGGGTGCGAACCTGGCCCGCCTGGAGCTGCGGGTGATCTTCGAGGAGCTGCTGGGCAGATACGCGTCGGTGAGCTTGGCCGAACCTGTGGAATGGACACGTAGCAACCGGCACACGGGAATCCGGCACCTGATCGTGGAGGTGAGTCCATGA
- a CDS encoding DUF1707 SHOCT-like domain-containing protein, whose translation MSEMRASDADRAAVTRILELAVGQGMLSLDEYAERVDVVLAARTRGELDTVITDLPHVRRDPVQTPPEVLSSWMSSIARKGQWTVPPRLRLRTRMCSTTLDFTAALLQSPVVHIDLDDYLSSTELILPDGATADLNGVAGVASSTSVKVATSPVSSRLHVVVAGRVRFGSVTARHPFGTSLKRLLK comes from the coding sequence ATGAGCGAGATGCGCGCATCCGACGCCGACCGCGCGGCGGTGACCCGGATCCTGGAGCTCGCCGTGGGACAGGGGATGTTGAGCCTCGACGAGTACGCCGAGCGGGTCGACGTCGTTCTGGCCGCCCGCACCCGCGGTGAGCTCGACACGGTGATCACCGACCTGCCGCACGTGCGGCGTGACCCCGTCCAGACCCCGCCGGAGGTGCTGAGCAGCTGGATGTCCAGCATCGCCCGCAAGGGCCAGTGGACCGTGCCGCCACGCTTGCGGCTGAGGACCCGAATGTGTTCGACGACTCTGGATTTCACGGCAGCCTTGCTGCAGAGCCCGGTGGTGCACATCGATCTCGACGACTACCTCAGCTCGACCGAGTTGATCCTGCCCGACGGCGCGACCGCCGATCTCAACGGTGTGGCCGGCGTCGCGTCCTCGACGTCGGTGAAGGTGGCGACCAGCCCGGTGTCGTCGCGGCTGCACGTCGTGGTCGCGGGCCGGGTGCGCTTCGGGTCGGTGACCGCGCGGCACCCGTTCGGCACGTCGCTCAAGCGGCTGCTCAAGTAA